The region ATGAGGACGAGGATCAGGACGAAGCCTCCCAGGATGGCGGCGATGAGGATCAGTCCACCGCCCCGCAAGGCGAAGGAGAGGACGGCGAAAGCGAAAGCATCGATCAGGACGCCGATGCCTCGACCATGGAAGCGGCCGATGGCGACATGAGCGAGGACGGGGAAGATGGGGAGGATGCCCTTGCCGAGGGGGAAAACCCGGCCGGGGAAAGTGCCGATGCCGGCGAAACCAGCCGCGAGAAAGGCGAGTATTATCGCATTTTCACCGAAGAGTTCGACGAAGTGGTGGATGCAAGCGAGTTGTGCGACCCCGAAGAGATGACCCGGTTGAGGGGGCTGCTGGACAAGCATCTGGAAAACCTCAACACCATTATCGGCAAACTTGCCAACCGGCTCCAGCGCAAGCTGATGGCGCATCAGAATCGAAGTTGGGAATTTGACCTCGAAGAGGGGATGCTGGATGCGGGGAAACTTTCGCGGGTTGTCACCCAGCCTTCGCATCCGCTTTCCTACAAGATGGAAACCGATATCAGGTTCCGTGACACGATCGTAACCCTGCTGATCGACAATTCCGGCTCCATGCGTGGCCGGCCCATCACCATCGCGGCGGTGACCGCGGATATCCTGGCCCGGACTCTCGAGCGGTGCGGCGTCAAGGTTGAGATCCTCGGCTTTACCACCAAGGCATGGAAAGGCGGGCAATCCCGCGAGAAATGGCAGCTCGTCGAAAAACCGGCCTTCCCGGGCAGGCTTAATGATCTGCGCCACATCATCTACAAACCCGCCGATGCCCCGATGCGGCGGGCACGAAAATCCCTCGGCCTGATGCTGCGCGAAGGCCTGCTCAAGGAAAATATCGACGGCGAAGCGCTGATCTGGGCACATAACCGCCTTCTCGGCCGATCCGAAGACCGCCGCATCCTGATGGTCATCTCGGATGGGGCGCCGGTGGATGATTCCACCCTCTCGGTCAATCCGGGCAACTACCTTGAAGCTCATCTGCGGCAGGTGATCGAATATATCGAAACCCGATCCCCGGTCGAATTGCTCGCCATCGGGATCGGCCATGACGTGACCCGCTACTACCAGCGGGCGGTGACGATCACCGATGTGGAACAGCTCGGTGGCGCGGTTACAAGCCAGCTTGCCGATCTTTTTGATGAAGATGCATCACGGCCGCGTGGCCGCCGCCGCGTCGCCTGAAAAAAAACCCCTTCCGAAGAAGGGGTTTGCTCATCATCCTGAAGGATAAATCCGATCAACCGGAAGCCTGCGCTGCCTTGATTGCTTTCTTGGTGGCAAGTGCACCTTTGCTCAGATCCGTGTCTTTGGCGGCAAGCAGGAAGGCATCGATGCCTCCCTTCTTTTCGACGGTCCGGATAGCGGATGCGGAAACCCGCAAGGAAACCGTCTTGCCCAGTGTCTCGCTCAACATGGAAGCCTGCTGCAGATTGGGCAGAAAACGGCGACGGGTACGGTTGTTCGCGTGGCTGACATTGTTGCCAGTCATCACGCCCTTACCGGTAAGTTCACAGCGACGTGCCATGGCCTCGCTCCCTTCTTCTCAAAAAATAAAGCGGCCTTGCGCCGCAGAACAAGGTTCTTTTATCTATCTTCAGGCCGAAGGTCAAGCCAGTTCTGGTGCCATTTAGACCTATCCTTTTGGATGGGTGTTGGATGGCGAACACATCTTCTAGAATGCCACTTAAGAATAACCTGCCTCATATGGGCGGTCCGGCCGGGTAGCGCCTTAAGGGCAAACCGGAAGGATAAGGATTATATCGGGACCAGCATGAAACCGGACAAAAGATCCAACGGTGTTCCATCAAATTTCCCGCTGAAACGGGAAAAGCGCAATGTCTATATCGGCGGGCGACGAACCACGCTTTCCTTTGAGATTTATGTCTGGGAAGCGCTGGAAGAACTCAGCCGGTATGAGAGCCAGTCCGTGGATGCGATCTGCTCGGAAATCGTGGATAACTACCGCGGCGATGAAAACATCTCCACCGTCATCCGGTATCTGGCGCTGGAGGCAACCCGCATCCGGGTGATGGCTGAACTGCAGGCCCTGAGCGGGGGAGATTTTCACGAAAACGTCATGCCCTTTCCATCACCGCTTTATGCCGCCATGGCCAAGCTCAATACCCCCTATCTGGCCAGCAACGACGCAAAGCCTCTTCCATCCGAGAAGCGGAACCCTTCGCATCGCTGATCGATCCGTAGCCGTCTTCAAGCATAAGCGCGTTCAATCCGGACAGAATTTCACCGGGCAGATGAGGCCCCTTTAGCGCAAGCCCGGTATAGATCTGCACAAAGGACGCGCCGAGGAGAATTTTCGCGTAGGCAGAACGGGCGCAGGCAACACCTCCGGCCGCAACAAGAGGCAGCCTGCCCCAGGTCAAGCGATGGGCCCGATGCAGCATGGAGGTGGAAAGCTGAAACAGCGGCGTGCCTGAAAGACCGCCTGTCTCATGGCGATGGGCCCCGCGAAGCCCGTCTGGACGGCTGATCGTGGTATTGGCGATGATCAACCCGGCGATGCCCTTGTTCTCCGCCACTTCTATCGCTGCGGCGAGCCCGGCCTCATCAAGATCAGGGGCAAGCTTGAGCAGGAGAGGACAGCTGACCCCGGCGGCGGCGATGCCTTCGGATGTTGCCTCCAGCACGGCGGTGAGAAAAGCCGGCTCCTGAAGCCCGCGCAGCCCCGGCGTGTTCGGGGAGGAGACATTGACGGTCATGTAATCCGAATACGGGGCAAGGCAGGATGCCGCCATGTGGTAATCCGCCACCCGGTCGGGGCTGTCCTTGTTGGCGCCTATATTGACGCCGATGAGCTGGTGCGGCTTTTGCCCAGGGGGAGAGGATTGCCGGAACCGCCGAAGCCGCGCTGCCGCACGCACCATGCCGCTGTTATTGAACCCATACCGGTTGATCACCGCGCCGTCTTCAGCCAGGCGAAACACCCGGGGCTTGGGATTGCCGGGCTGGGGTTTCGGAGTGATCGTTCCAACTTCCACCGCCCCGAAGCCAAGCGCCAGCGCCCCGGACATGGCCTCGGCATCCTTGTCAAACCCGGCCGCAAGCCCGAGCGGGTTCAGGACCGTAAGGTCGCCGATACGGCTGACCAGTCGATCTCCATAAAGGTCAGCCGGAACACGCGGGCCGATGCCGAGAGCAAGAGACCGCACCGCCAGCCGATGTGCCGCCTCTCCCGGAAGATATCGGGCAAGCGCGGCGGCGGCAGGCCAGATCACGAATCCCCCCGCGCCAGATCGCCCGCAATGGCGCGCCCGATCAGCGCCCGGGTCTCCGCGATGCCGTAAAGCTTGATGAAGGACCCCATCCTCGGGCCTTCGTTCTGGCCGAGCAGCACCTGATAAAGACAGGAAAACCAGTCTCTCAACGGCTCATAGCCCGCGTCCTTGCCGACGGCGAAAACCGCGGACTGGATATCTTCGGCTTCGGCTTCGGGCGCGAGGGCCTCAAGGCGGGAATCCAGATCCTGCAAGGCGCTGATTTCGGCATCATCCGGCGCCCGGTAGGTTTTGCCGGGGCGCACCCTTTCCTGATAATAGGTCACCGCATAGGACACCAGCCGGGCCAGTTGCGGGCTGTTTTCCGCGGTGAGACCGGGGGCGTATTGCTCAAGATAGCCCCAGATGACATCCGGGGTTTCCGCCTGGCAGACCCCGGCCAGATTGAGCAGGAGCGAAAACCCGACCGGCAGAGTTTCCGAAGGCGGCGTGCCGCCATGGATATGCCAGACCGGATTATCGAGGCGTGCCGCCGCATCCGCCGCCTGATATTTTTCAAGATGGCTGTAATATTCATCTACCATTTTCGGCACCACATCGAAGAACAGGCGCTTGGCCCTTTTCGGCTGGTTGTACATGAACAGTGCCAGCGATTCTTCGGTCCCGTAGGTCAGCCATTCCTCAACGCTGAGCCCATTGCCCCGGGATTTGGAGATTTTCTCGCCGTTCTGGTCAAGAAACAGCTCATAGGAGATGCCTTCCGGCGGGGTGCCCCCCATGATACGCACGATCTTCGAGGAAAGGATCACCGATTCGCTGAGGTCCTTGCCGCTCATTTCGTAATCCACCCCGAGGGCAAACCAGCGCATCGCCCAGTCACATTTCCATTGCAGTTTGCAGTTACCGCCGGTCACCGGCACTTCCCGGACGCCGCCATCGCGCGGATCACGATAGGACACCGTGCCGGAATCGGCATCATGGGCGATGATTTCCACCTGCAGGACCTGCCGCGTATCCGGACATATCGGCAGGAACGGGCTGTAGGTTGCACGCCGCTCCTCGCCGAGGGTGGGCAGCACCACATTGGTGATGGCATCGTAATGGCGCAGGACCGTGCGCAGCGCTTCATCAAAAAGACCGGACCTGTAGCATTCGGTTGCCGAGAAAAATTCATATTCAAACCCGAACCCGTCGAGAAAGGCCTTTAACCTTGCGTTGTTATGGGCGCCGAAACTTTCATGGGTACCGAACGGGTCCGGCACTTCGGTGAGCGCCTTGCCCAGATGCAAGGCCACCATCTCCTTGTTCGGAATATTATCCGGCACTTTCCTCAGCCCATCCATGTCATCGGAAAAGCAGATCAGCCGGGTCGGCAGACCGGTCAGCGTCTCGAACGCATGCCGCACCATGGAGGTACGCACCACCTCACCGAATGTGCCGATATGCGGCAGGCCCGACGGCCCGTATCCTGTTTCAAACAGCACCGGTTTTGCCGCATCAGGGCTTGCCTTCATCTTGTCGAGCCTGGCGATCAGGTTCCGGGCTTCGGCAAAGGGCCAGGCCTTGGCATTGGCGAGAATTTCGAGAGGGATCGAAGGCGATGTCATGAACAGGAATTCCTTTATCTGACTGACGCGACGGGTCAGTTTACGCCCGCAACATATGGCCGACGCGGGATAAGGTCAATATCTGGTGAAACGACGGCAGATCAGGTACAACCGGGATATGACTGAAGCCCCGCCTCTGCCCATCTCGCTCCCCCCTCTGCCGGCCGTATTTCCTACCGCCCGTCACGTCGTCATGGTGGATCCCGATGGAGTGATCGAGACCATCTCCATCGCTGAGGCCCGTGACCGGCTGAATGGCCGTCCAGCCATCTTCTGCCATCGGCGCTGGACTTCCACCAGACTGGGAATGGAATTTAAGGGTCTCGGCGCACTCGAAGGCGTGGATGCATTGGAGCTTTTTGCCTTTGTCCGGCCCGCGCAGTTCTGCCTGCCAACGCCGACAGGTCTTGGCCGGGCGCTTGGCCTTGATACAGGCGGGGATGACGACAGCCAGGCCATGCTTGTGCCGAAAGCCTGTCTTGCCCTGCTCGAGGAACTGGCGGGGTATTCCGGCGCAGCCCGCGAGCAGGCCGCCGGCATGGCCCGCATGATGGCCCAGGGAGGCTGGGGCTGGGCGCCGTCGGTGCTGGCCGCGCTTGGCGAAACCATGCCGGACCCGGCGCCGCCGGATGGACGGTGCGCGGCAATCTGGCAACGCCTGCCGGAAATACCTGATCCGGGACCGCAGCCCGAACCGGGAGCTTTTCCTGTCCGGGCCGAGGCGGCGGCATCGCGGCTGAAACACATGCTCGGCCGGGGGGCTGAAGTCAGGCCAAGCCAGAAAGCCTATACCGAAAGCCTGCTTCCGGCGTTCGATACGCCCCGCGACAATGGCGGGCCTAATCTTGTGCTGGCCGAAGCTGGCACCGGCACCGGCAAGACGCTCGGCTATCTTGCCCCGGCGACGCTCTGGGCCGAGGAGAACAAGGCGCCGGTCTGGATTTCCACCTACACCCGCAGCCTGCAGCATCAGGTCACCGAAGAGATGGCCCGCTTCTATCCCGAGCGTGAAGACCGTGAGCGAAAGGTTGTTATCCGCAAGGGACGAGAGAATTATCTCTGCCTGCTCAATCTTGAAGATGCGCTCGCCACCGTTGCGGCGACGCCTCGTTTTGCCCCGGCGCTCGGCCTGATGGCGCGCTGGGCGGAGGCTGACCGCGACGGAGATCTGACCGGCAGTGGCTTTCCTGCCTGGCTGACGGATCTGCTGGGCCACGGGCTGACGATGGGGCTGGCGGACCGGCGCGGTGAATGTATTCACTCCGCCTGCCGCCATTACCAGAAATGTTTTGTCGAACGATCACGCCAGCGCGCCCGCAGCGCGGATATCGTGGTTGCCAACCATGCGCTTGTCATGATCGGCGCAACCATGGCGGCGCTGGCGCCCGCGCAGGACAACGCCGGTGCCCCGACGCGAATCGTCTTCGATGAAGGTCACCATGTCTTTGATGCTGCCGACAGCGCCTTTTCCACCACTTTCAGCGGGGCCGAGACAGCTGATCTCAGGCGCTGGATCAGGGGGAATGACGGCAACAGGCGCAGCCGGGCAAGAGGGCTCAAGGCAAGACTGGAAGATATCCTTGCCGGCAACGCGGCGGCGATGGCCGATCTTGATGCGGCCATGGAAGCTTCGCGTATTCTGCCTGCCGCCGGCTGGCGGGGGCGACTTTCCGATGCGGCACCGGAAGGCCCGGTCGAACAGTTCCTTTTTGCCGCCCGCGCCGCCATCTATGCCCGCGCTTCCTCCCCGGACAGCCTCTATAACCTTGAAGCCGGGCTTGTTCCGGTGGAAGAAAATCTGGCCCTGATGGCGATGGGGCTTGCCGATGCCTTGCGAAGCATTGCGGGGCCTCTTGAACGCCTTGCCGCCAGCCTCAACCGACTTCTTGTGGCCGAAGCCGACACGCTTGACACCCAATCCCGATCACGGCTTGAAGGCGCCGCCCGCGGCCTTGTCCGCCGGGCAAGCGGGCCGCTCGCGGCATGGATTGATCTTCTGTCGGATATCGCCGCGGCCAGTTCGCTCTCCGAGGCTGCCGCAGGATGCCGGCCCGGATTTATCGACTGGATGGAAGCCACGCGCCGCAATGGCGAGGATATCGATATCGGCATCAGGCGTCATCACCTCGACCCGAGCGAGCCGTTCAGCCGCCTTGTTCTCGCCCCGGCGCATGGCGCGGTCATCACCTCCGCCACCCTGACCGAGGATGGCGCCCCCGCACCTCCGGTATCTGCAAGCTCAGGTCCCTCGAGGGCTGAGGCGGGGACACAAGACGGAACCGATACCTCCGGCCCCGACACTTCCGGCCCCGATCCCTGGGCTTTTGCCCGACATTTGAGCGGGGCGGCCCACCTTTCCCGTCCAGCGCTGGTTTCCACCGTCGCCTCCCCGTTCGACTATGCCAGCCAGACCCGCATCATGGTGGTGGGCGATGTGGCAA is a window of Alphaproteobacteria bacterium LSUCC0684 DNA encoding:
- the rpmB gene encoding 50S ribosomal protein L28 — encoded protein: MARRCELTGKGVMTGNNVSHANNRTRRRFLPNLQQASMLSETLGKTVSLRVSASAIRTVEKKGGIDAFLLAAKDTDLSKGALATKKAIKAAQASG
- a CDS encoding quinone-dependent dihydroorotate dehydrogenase, whose product is MIWPAAAALARYLPGEAAHRLAVRSLALGIGPRVPADLYGDRLVSRIGDLTVLNPLGLAAGFDKDAEAMSGALALGFGAVEVGTITPKPQPGNPKPRVFRLAEDGAVINRYGFNNSGMVRAAARLRRFRQSSPPGQKPHQLIGVNIGANKDSPDRVADYHMAASCLAPYSDYMTVNVSSPNTPGLRGLQEPAFLTAVLEATSEGIAAAGVSCPLLLKLAPDLDEAGLAAAIEVAENKGIAGLIIANTTISRPDGLRGAHRHETGGLSGTPLFQLSTSMLHRAHRLTWGRLPLVAAGGVACARSAYAKILLGASFVQIYTGLALKGPHLPGEILSGLNALMLEDGYGSISDAKGSASRMEEALRRCWPDRGY
- a CDS encoding ATP-dependent DNA helicase: MTEAPPLPISLPPLPAVFPTARHVVMVDPDGVIETISIAEARDRLNGRPAIFCHRRWTSTRLGMEFKGLGALEGVDALELFAFVRPAQFCLPTPTGLGRALGLDTGGDDDSQAMLVPKACLALLEELAGYSGAAREQAAGMARMMAQGGWGWAPSVLAALGETMPDPAPPDGRCAAIWQRLPEIPDPGPQPEPGAFPVRAEAAASRLKHMLGRGAEVRPSQKAYTESLLPAFDTPRDNGGPNLVLAEAGTGTGKTLGYLAPATLWAEENKAPVWISTYTRSLQHQVTEEMARFYPEREDRERKVVIRKGRENYLCLLNLEDALATVAATPRFAPALGLMARWAEADRDGDLTGSGFPAWLTDLLGHGLTMGLADRRGECIHSACRHYQKCFVERSRQRARSADIVVANHALVMIGATMAALAPAQDNAGAPTRIVFDEGHHVFDAADSAFSTTFSGAETADLRRWIRGNDGNRRSRARGLKARLEDILAGNAAAMADLDAAMEASRILPAAGWRGRLSDAAPEGPVEQFLFAARAAIYARASSPDSLYNLEAGLVPVEENLALMAMGLADALRSIAGPLERLAASLNRLLVAEADTLDTQSRSRLEGAARGLVRRASGPLAAWIDLLSDIAAASSLSEAAAGCRPGFIDWMEATRRNGEDIDIGIRRHHLDPSEPFSRLVLAPAHGAVITSATLTEDGAPAPPVSASSGPSRAEAGTQDGTDTSGPDTSGPDPWAFARHLSGAAHLSRPALVSTVASPFDYASQTRIMVVGDVARDNPAQAASAMAALMTASGGGALGLFTAIRRLRDVHFALNPELEKAGLPLYAQHVDAMNLQTLLQIFREDRRSCLLGTDAVRDGIDVPGEALQLIVFDRVPWPRPDMLYKARAGYFGREAWSDRLTRMKLRQAFGRLVRRGDDRGVFVVLDSRLPSRLLSAFPKGAEVMRCGLADAVAETRRFLNDRS
- a CDS encoding lysine--tRNA ligase, which translates into the protein MTSPSIPLEILANAKAWPFAEARNLIARLDKMKASPDAAKPVLFETGYGPSGLPHIGTFGEVVRTSMVRHAFETLTGLPTRLICFSDDMDGLRKVPDNIPNKEMVALHLGKALTEVPDPFGTHESFGAHNNARLKAFLDGFGFEYEFFSATECYRSGLFDEALRTVLRHYDAITNVVLPTLGEERRATYSPFLPICPDTRQVLQVEIIAHDADSGTVSYRDPRDGGVREVPVTGGNCKLQWKCDWAMRWFALGVDYEMSGKDLSESVILSSKIVRIMGGTPPEGISYELFLDQNGEKISKSRGNGLSVEEWLTYGTEESLALFMYNQPKRAKRLFFDVVPKMVDEYYSHLEKYQAADAAARLDNPVWHIHGGTPPSETLPVGFSLLLNLAGVCQAETPDVIWGYLEQYAPGLTAENSPQLARLVSYAVTYYQERVRPGKTYRAPDDAEISALQDLDSRLEALAPEAEAEDIQSAVFAVGKDAGYEPLRDWFSCLYQVLLGQNEGPRMGSFIKLYGIAETRALIGRAIAGDLARGDS
- the cobT gene encoding cobaltochelatase subunit CobT; the encoded protein is MASQHDDRFLRSTAACLRAMAGGSHHDVRYTGANTVITATEVRLPSPPRSNNLGTETIRSQQEQRVRGSADSAAVWIANHSDSVHNRMAPSAGPARAIFDAVERARVEAVGMRGMPGVARNLREQIEAKYASQPLPPPGAEETGENHAAIADVASLLVRQALTGEEPPANVAMTVDLWRPWVNSRAGDLINALKENTDNQEHYAEVARRLIGALETDLGEPVEPDDSDDEDEDQDEASQDGGDEDQSTAPQGEGEDGESESIDQDADASTMEAADGDMSEDGEDGEDALAEGENPAGESADAGETSREKGEYYRIFTEEFDEVVDASELCDPEEMTRLRGLLDKHLENLNTIIGKLANRLQRKLMAHQNRSWEFDLEEGMLDAGKLSRVVTQPSHPLSYKMETDIRFRDTIVTLLIDNSGSMRGRPITIAAVTADILARTLERCGVKVEILGFTTKAWKGGQSREKWQLVEKPAFPGRLNDLRHIIYKPADAPMRRARKSLGLMLREGLLKENIDGEALIWAHNRLLGRSEDRRILMVISDGAPVDDSTLSVNPGNYLEAHLRQVIEYIETRSPVELLAIGIGHDVTRYYQRAVTITDVEQLGGAVTSQLADLFDEDASRPRGRRRVA
- a CDS encoding ribbon-helix-helix domain-containing protein, yielding MKPDKRSNGVPSNFPLKREKRNVYIGGRRTTLSFEIYVWEALEELSRYESQSVDAICSEIVDNYRGDENISTVIRYLALEATRIRVMAELQALSGGDFHENVMPFPSPLYAAMAKLNTPYLASNDAKPLPSEKRNPSHR